AGCCGCCGATGTGCAGGCCGGTCTTCGCCACGATGGTGGCTTCGATGAATACGCGTCCGTAGAGGGTGATTTTCTTGTCGGTCATGGGGTTTTCTCCTTAGTTTTGTCCGCCTAAATACTTGTGATAGGCCAGCACGGCCTCAAAGAAATCAACGAAGTTGCGGAAG
This portion of the Gammaproteobacteria bacterium genome encodes:
- a CDS encoding type III-A CRISPR-associated RAMP protein Csm3 → MTDKKITLYGRVFIEATIVAKTGLHIGG